In a single window of the Leisingera daeponensis DSM 23529 genome:
- a CDS encoding GntR family transcriptional regulator has protein sequence MAGQTEQVLNAILRDIETGRLVPGAPLEESELVERHGVSRTPVREAFIQLEAIGLIRRLPRKGAVLFKPTLEEFLAILEVHARLEGQAAALAARRLSSAQARDLEAAVAACETHAAEKGDGDPAGYYQLNLRFHACVAEGSGNPFLVEMIKTNARKLMAYYRARYRYPGVIAQSAREHREIAALILAHDREGAEAAMIAHVQFDQVTVMDLLAALG, from the coding sequence ATGGCAGGGCAGACGGAACAGGTTCTGAACGCAATCCTGAGAGATATCGAGACCGGCCGGCTGGTGCCCGGCGCGCCGCTGGAGGAGAGCGAGCTGGTGGAGCGTCACGGGGTGTCGCGCACGCCGGTGCGGGAGGCCTTTATCCAGCTGGAAGCGATCGGGCTGATCAGGCGGCTTCCGCGCAAGGGGGCGGTGCTGTTCAAGCCGACGCTGGAGGAGTTTCTGGCCATTCTGGAGGTGCATGCCCGGCTGGAGGGGCAGGCGGCGGCGCTGGCGGCGCGGCGGCTGTCTTCGGCGCAGGCCAGGGATCTGGAGGCGGCGGTGGCCGCCTGCGAGACACACGCGGCGGAGAAGGGCGATGGCGATCCGGCCGGGTATTATCAGCTGAACCTGCGGTTCCACGCCTGTGTGGCGGAAGGGTCCGGCAATCCGTTTCTGGTCGAGATGATCAAGACCAATGCGCGCAAGCTGATGGCCTATTACCGGGCGCGCTACCGCTATCCCGGGGTGATTGCACAGTCGGCGAGGGAGCACCGGGAAATTGCCGCGCTGATCCTTGCCCATGACCGGGAGGGCGCTGAGGCGGCAATGATTGCGCATGTGCAGTTCGATCAGGTCACGGTGATGGATCTGCTGGCGGCGCTGGGCTGA
- a CDS encoding type 1 glutamine amidotransferase has protein sequence MHLAILMTNTDESDFAQRHPKDGEKFTSLIQMARPDWRATVFAVKDGEFPRDLFDFDGAMITGSPASVRSGAPWISQLLELIRGAHARHFPLFGACFGHQAIALALGGSLDRNPGGWVHGLTRNQLLYRPDWAAGLPDEVKLYGSHSECVSALPESAAALSESNGMNTGFTQGRHIFTTQHHPEMSHDFILALSHEMRDELGPAVHARALNSLAEPSDQHAFAESLACFFEQSAC, from the coding sequence ATGCACTTGGCCATCCTGATGACCAACACCGACGAAAGCGACTTCGCCCAGAGGCACCCCAAGGATGGCGAGAAATTCACCAGCCTGATCCAGATGGCGCGGCCGGACTGGCGCGCCACGGTGTTTGCGGTGAAGGACGGGGAGTTCCCACGGGATCTGTTTGACTTCGATGGCGCGATGATCACCGGCAGCCCGGCCTCCGTCCGATCCGGCGCCCCTTGGATCTCACAACTGCTGGAGCTGATCCGCGGCGCCCATGCCCGGCACTTTCCGCTGTTCGGCGCCTGTTTCGGCCATCAGGCCATCGCGCTGGCGCTCGGCGGGAGCCTTGACCGCAACCCCGGCGGCTGGGTCCACGGGCTGACCCGCAACCAACTGCTCTACCGTCCGGACTGGGCTGCGGGACTGCCGGACGAAGTCAAACTCTACGGCTCCCACAGCGAATGCGTCAGCGCGCTGCCGGAGAGCGCAGCAGCGCTCAGCGAAAGCAACGGCATGAACACGGGCTTCACCCAGGGCCGCCACATCTTCACCACCCAGCACCACCCGGAGATGTCCCATGATTTCATCCTCGCGCTAAGCCATGAGATGCGGGACGAACTCGGCCCGGCTGTCCATGCCCGCGCCCTGAACAGCCTGGCAGAGCCTTCCGATCAGCACGCCTTTGCGGAAAGCCTCGCGTGCTTCTTCGAGCAGTCAGCCTGCTGA